Proteins encoded in a region of the Misgurnus anguillicaudatus chromosome 9, ASM2758022v2, whole genome shotgun sequence genome:
- the dtwd2 gene encoding tRNA-uridine aminocarboxypropyltransferase 2 isoform X2, which produces MSSEFTGETEEIKDDDEDEMKDKDKDDDENDDEGFSVLSDLPVETSERRPTCHTCCRPIKVCLCPYLPAHPLDVSTCLYIVQHPAEESRVLRTVPLLVACLPPGKCKVFIGRRFTEERYPELAAVCKDAHTLLLYPGASAENLEDLASDCTLTGHNVILIDGTWSQAKDMFLRNSLFRLPKQVQLRSTSSSQYVIRTQPTNMCVSTLECAAVTLSIMEKNQHIQEVLLKPLQALCSFQLQHGAQVHHSKEHLIKNGQYNKILPQNKRKIRRMQKLIGNQNN; this is translated from the exons ATGAGCTCCGAATTTACTGGAGAAACAGAGGAAATAAAGGATGACGATGAAGATGAGATGAAGGACAAAGATAAAGatgatgacgaaaatgatgaTGAAGGGTTCTCAGTGCTGTCAGATCTGCCTGTTGAGACCAGTGAGAGACGCCCAACTTGCCACACGTGctg TCGTCCAATTAAGGTGTGTCTATGCCCGTATCTACCGGCCCATCCTCTCGACGTCTCCACGTGTCTTTACATCGTCCAGCATCCGGCTGAG GAAAGTCGGGTCCTCCGTACGGTTCCGCTCCTGGTGGCGTGTCTCCCTCcgggaaaatgcaaggtctttaTTGGAAGGCGATTTACTGAAGAGAG ATATCCCGAGCTGGCGGCCGTGTGTAAGGACGCACACACTCTGCTTCTGTATCCCGGCGCGTCCGCGGAAAATCTAGAGGATCTCGCTTCAGACTGTACTCTAACGGGCCACAATGTCATTCTGATCGATGGTACCTGGAGTCAAGCGAAGGACATGTTCCTCCGCAACTCTCTCTTCAGGCTGCCAAAACAG GTACAGCTCCGCAGCACCTCCTCTAGTCAGTATGTAATCCGCACCCAGCCCACCAACATGTGTGTGTCTACGCTTGAGTGTGCTGCCGTCACGCTCTCCATAATGGAGAAGAACCAACACATCCAGGAG GTTCTTCTCAAGCCTCTTCAGGCTCTTTGCTCCTTCCAGCTTCAGCACGGCGCTCAGGTCCACCACAGTAAAGAACATCTTATTAAAAATGGGCAGTACAACAAAATTCTGCCGCAAAACAAGCGCAAGATTCGCAGGATGCAGAAACTCATCGGCAACCAAAACAACTGA
- the dtwd2 gene encoding tRNA-uridine aminocarboxypropyltransferase 2 isoform X1: MSSEFTGETEEIKDDDEDEMKDKDKDDDENDDEGFSVLSDLPVETSERRPTCHTCCRPIKVCLCPYLPAHPLDVSTCLYIVQHPAEESRVLRTVPLLVACLPPGKCKVFIGRRFTEESCHHVGCVRYPELAAVCKDAHTLLLYPGASAENLEDLASDCTLTGHNVILIDGTWSQAKDMFLRNSLFRLPKQVQLRSTSSSQYVIRTQPTNMCVSTLECAAVTLSIMEKNQHIQEVLLKPLQALCSFQLQHGAQVHHSKEHLIKNGQYNKILPQNKRKIRRMQKLIGNQNN, translated from the exons ATGAGCTCCGAATTTACTGGAGAAACAGAGGAAATAAAGGATGACGATGAAGATGAGATGAAGGACAAAGATAAAGatgatgacgaaaatgatgaTGAAGGGTTCTCAGTGCTGTCAGATCTGCCTGTTGAGACCAGTGAGAGACGCCCAACTTGCCACACGTGctg TCGTCCAATTAAGGTGTGTCTATGCCCGTATCTACCGGCCCATCCTCTCGACGTCTCCACGTGTCTTTACATCGTCCAGCATCCGGCTGAG GAAAGTCGGGTCCTCCGTACGGTTCCGCTCCTGGTGGCGTGTCTCCCTCcgggaaaatgcaaggtctttaTTGGAAGGCGATTTACTGAAGAGAG CTGTCATCACGTTGGTTGTGTTAGATATCCCGAGCTGGCGGCCGTGTGTAAGGACGCACACACTCTGCTTCTGTATCCCGGCGCGTCCGCGGAAAATCTAGAGGATCTCGCTTCAGACTGTACTCTAACGGGCCACAATGTCATTCTGATCGATGGTACCTGGAGTCAAGCGAAGGACATGTTCCTCCGCAACTCTCTCTTCAGGCTGCCAAAACAG GTACAGCTCCGCAGCACCTCCTCTAGTCAGTATGTAATCCGCACCCAGCCCACCAACATGTGTGTGTCTACGCTTGAGTGTGCTGCCGTCACGCTCTCCATAATGGAGAAGAACCAACACATCCAGGAG GTTCTTCTCAAGCCTCTTCAGGCTCTTTGCTCCTTCCAGCTTCAGCACGGCGCTCAGGTCCACCACAGTAAAGAACATCTTATTAAAAATGGGCAGTACAACAAAATTCTGCCGCAAAACAAGCGCAAGATTCGCAGGATGCAGAAACTCATCGGCAACCAAAACAACTGA